From a single Candidatus Thorarchaeota archaeon genomic region:
- a CDS encoding FAD-dependent oxidoreductase encodes MKLVIVGYGPGGVAAAVAAKISAPETEVTILTKETLPAHRRPGVTMAFRSITAGDLTISEWSPKALSKKGINLTQGVTVVGGDVSRKALSVKDAKGESQIRYDKLILATGGRPVIPQIPGADLKGVFTVQDLADAQNVAKALEDANSVIIVGAGFSGLEAAEQILALGKEVHLIVRSRLLRRLLEPSMSDELVKRLPSRLHVHIGKSPDRVLGTTCVAGLSLGDDKIDADMVLFMTGVRPETSLAESLGLKIGDLGGIVVNELMETSVPEVYAVGDCIESRDFLTGKPILLPVGSAAARAGRQAGMAAIGRDKVYPEVTLRFQYDHIFSTEIVTVGSSTTQASDYGLETLVETMYDPAEFTHVAIITDKQHRIIGGQVLSARMASPIGYQLLRRVEEGATLDAQPLTKFRHEAFRAALEEALGPINP; translated from the coding sequence ATGAAGCTCGTGATTGTTGGATATGGGCCCGGTGGTGTGGCTGCAGCAGTGGCCGCTAAGATATCCGCCCCTGAGACTGAGGTAACTATTCTCACTAAAGAAACACTTCCAGCTCATAGAAGACCTGGCGTGACCATGGCATTTAGATCAATAACAGCCGGAGACCTCACAATATCTGAGTGGTCTCCCAAGGCTCTATCCAAGAAAGGGATCAATCTCACGCAAGGCGTCACCGTTGTTGGAGGTGATGTTTCCCGAAAGGCTCTCTCTGTTAAAGATGCCAAGGGTGAGAGCCAGATCAGGTACGATAAATTGATTCTTGCGACTGGTGGCCGCCCTGTCATTCCACAGATTCCAGGGGCCGATTTGAAGGGAGTCTTCACCGTTCAAGATTTGGCCGATGCTCAGAATGTGGCTAAAGCACTTGAAGACGCAAATTCTGTTATCATTGTCGGTGCCGGGTTTAGCGGATTAGAAGCTGCAGAACAAATCTTAGCGCTTGGTAAGGAAGTCCATCTGATTGTCAGATCACGTCTGCTGCGACGACTGCTTGAACCCAGTATGAGCGATGAACTTGTTAAACGATTACCATCACGGCTTCATGTACATATTGGCAAGAGTCCGGATCGGGTGCTTGGCACCACTTGTGTTGCTGGTCTTTCTCTCGGGGATGATAAAATCGATGCGGACATGGTTCTCTTCATGACTGGTGTTCGCCCTGAGACCAGTCTTGCTGAGAGTCTGGGACTCAAGATCGGTGATCTTGGCGGGATCGTGGTCAACGAACTCATGGAGACCTCAGTTCCAGAGGTATATGCTGTAGGGGACTGTATCGAGTCGCGTGATTTTCTCACCGGTAAACCAATTCTCCTTCCCGTGGGCAGTGCGGCAGCTCGGGCCGGGCGTCAGGCTGGAATGGCCGCAATTGGTCGTGACAAGGTGTATCCGGAAGTGACTCTCCGTTTTCAGTATGACCACATCTTCTCTACTGAGATAGTGACCGTCGGATCTTCCACAACACAGGCTTCAGACTATGGGCTTGAGACCCTTGTCGAGACCATGTATGATCCTGCCGAGTTTACGCACGTGGCCATTATCACTGACAAACAGCATCGGATCATAGGCGGGCAGGTCTTATCTGCCAGAATGGCCTCTCCTATAGGCTACCAGCTTCTCAGACGGGTGGAAGAGGGTGCCACGTTGGATGCGCAGCCCCTCACCAAGTTCAGGCATGAGGCATTCAGGGCTGCATTGGAAGAGGCCCTTGGCCCGATCAATCCCTGA
- a CDS encoding S8 family serine peptidase, translated as MLIPIPALVSGISVKTNNSVPSIIAPSLQNAIKEQCTSQRIPVVFQFPDGTPSSYMEQVVEQYETKGVEIRHVFHLIPMVSAYATNQAIVRLAVSGYVNAITLDIKVGLLAEDPVDGIAAKSNSGYVHPDKILNINPLWEKGYNGSGTTIALLDSGAWGGHPDLAGKIIGFKDFVNNHDDMNPADGINSYDDNGHGTGTAWLAAGTNMGTGNYSGMAPGADLLIVKILDSSGTTDDSIIAQGIEFAVDQGVDVISMSIGGLWTDSMFADPSVEASKAAISNGVAVVIAAGNSGPATETINAPGITEEAITVGASNGADAIAQFSSRGPVVRNVHYPRGRVVKPDVIAPGENVVSGRWSGANPSEYIIYNSTQFGNYYTMWSGTSVATPLVAGVVAILVQQYPGLSPLAVKAFLMAGATDLDLDAMAQGMGLVNANRSATLINETSRIITLMTPLRYPTLPEGSSVLIVGDDRPNQKVTIISTVNRGKVDIVMSGNATNYVNVSTNIVSVQTGYSYFSIGMNISGNLPLSAVGTYTGNLSLVVGTEIIASLDISYSITTYGGRLLVDMLHQSDDDPDDPRYYNYFGQELREAGMITDRLEKSWLTSHLTPDDLSNSESFMIMDTELDYTDSEINAIHEYVRDGGTLLILSEYYDPVYHNASYNMADYNKILAPYGIQCEKNSIGVGPSGEGLVYGADYGGAVENDPLVDDVRNLYIVYGGTLSIDPSVAGARGLLWTDAAKTHALIAEVNVGRGRVVAIADGSTLYDDIINKATEMNADNLQFVRNLAQSIIPVSPRIYGVDFEAGRIGDTANLTVYIFDEDLQSVAVHIEKPDGTNVTSDVIESLGYKFATSFVIDMGGFYHIYVQAYDSTGHLRVYEKTILIQVQAADDVFITSVTTGLLIIVVVGLCYVAFIKYGKGRGRRRMSQQNEWEIPVEDRGNPPDIV; from the coding sequence ATGTTAATACCAATACCAGCCTTAGTATCAGGTATTTCGGTCAAGACAAACAACAGTGTTCCGTCAATTATTGCGCCATCGCTTCAAAATGCAATAAAAGAGCAATGCACCAGTCAGCGAATACCTGTAGTCTTTCAGTTTCCTGATGGAACACCTTCCTCATACATGGAGCAAGTAGTCGAACAGTATGAGACAAAGGGAGTGGAGATACGACATGTGTTCCATCTCATTCCAATGGTTTCCGCCTATGCAACCAATCAGGCAATCGTACGACTCGCAGTCTCAGGGTATGTGAACGCCATCACTCTCGACATAAAGGTAGGTCTTCTTGCAGAGGATCCAGTAGATGGCATTGCTGCTAAGTCGAACAGTGGATATGTCCATCCGGACAAGATACTCAATATTAATCCACTCTGGGAAAAGGGATATAATGGCTCAGGGACTACCATTGCACTTCTTGATAGTGGGGCGTGGGGCGGTCACCCCGATCTCGCAGGGAAGATTATCGGATTCAAAGATTTTGTGAACAATCACGACGATATGAATCCCGCAGACGGCATCAATTCATACGACGATAATGGTCATGGTACTGGTACTGCATGGCTTGCGGCTGGTACAAATATGGGTACTGGAAATTACAGTGGCATGGCCCCAGGAGCAGATCTACTCATCGTAAAGATCCTTGACTCATCAGGAACAACGGACGACTCGATTATTGCACAAGGCATTGAATTTGCTGTGGACCAGGGCGTTGATGTCATCAGCATGAGCATTGGAGGCCTATGGACCGATAGTATGTTCGCAGATCCCTCAGTCGAGGCCAGTAAGGCCGCGATTAGCAACGGAGTTGCTGTAGTCATAGCAGCAGGTAATTCCGGACCTGCAACAGAAACGATTAATGCACCAGGAATCACTGAAGAGGCCATTACTGTGGGTGCCTCCAACGGAGCAGATGCGATTGCACAGTTTAGCTCGCGTGGGCCAGTAGTGCGAAACGTCCATTATCCGCGTGGGCGGGTAGTCAAACCGGATGTAATTGCCCCAGGCGAAAATGTCGTTTCAGGAAGATGGTCGGGGGCAAATCCTAGTGAATATATAATTTATAATTCAACCCAATTTGGGAACTACTACACCATGTGGTCGGGTACTTCTGTTGCCACACCATTAGTAGCAGGTGTAGTAGCAATATTGGTACAGCAATATCCTGGTTTATCGCCACTGGCGGTCAAAGCATTCTTGATGGCTGGCGCAACAGATCTGGACCTTGATGCAATGGCCCAAGGAATGGGGCTGGTCAATGCAAATCGGTCAGCCACACTGATCAATGAGACCTCTCGAATAATCACACTAATGACACCTCTTAGATATCCTACTCTTCCCGAGGGGTCTTCTGTGCTCATCGTTGGTGATGACAGGCCCAACCAGAAGGTCACGATCATATCGACCGTGAACCGTGGAAAAGTAGACATAGTCATGTCGGGTAATGCAACTAATTATGTTAATGTATCAACGAACATAGTATCTGTTCAGACAGGATATTCGTACTTCAGCATTGGCATGAACATCTCAGGCAATCTTCCGCTCTCTGCCGTGGGCACATATACGGGAAATCTGTCACTAGTTGTAGGAACTGAGATTATCGCGTCGTTAGACATCTCGTACTCGATCACTACTTACGGAGGTCGCCTTCTGGTCGATATGCTCCACCAATCTGATGACGATCCTGATGACCCAAGGTACTACAACTATTTCGGACAGGAATTGAGAGAGGCAGGCATGATCACAGACCGCCTAGAGAAGAGCTGGCTTACATCGCACCTAACACCTGACGATCTATCAAATTCGGAATCGTTCATGATCATGGACACAGAACTTGATTACACCGACTCCGAAATCAATGCAATACATGAGTACGTGAGAGATGGAGGAACGCTACTCATCCTCTCAGAATACTATGACCCCGTCTATCACAATGCATCATACAATATGGCGGACTACAACAAGATCTTAGCACCGTATGGAATTCAGTGTGAGAAGAACAGTATTGGTGTGGGACCTAGTGGAGAGGGCCTTGTCTATGGAGCAGATTATGGCGGGGCTGTAGAAAACGATCCACTCGTTGATGATGTCAGAAACCTCTACATCGTCTATGGAGGAACACTAAGTATTGATCCGTCCGTTGCAGGTGCGAGAGGCCTTCTCTGGACAGATGCTGCAAAGACTCATGCATTGATTGCCGAAGTAAATGTTGGACGCGGAAGAGTCGTTGCCATTGCAGATGGCTCGACGCTGTATGATGACATCATCAATAAGGCTACAGAAATGAATGCCGATAATCTACAATTTGTCCGCAACCTTGCACAGTCCATTATCCCCGTTTCTCCGCGGATCTATGGAGTGGATTTTGAAGCAGGCAGAATCGGCGATACCGCGAACCTTACCGTATATATCTTTGATGAGGACTTACAATCCGTGGCCGTCCACATTGAAAAGCCAGATGGTACAAACGTGACAAGTGATGTCATCGAGTCATTAGGGTATAAATTTGCAACGAGCTTTGTCATTGACATGGGCGGATTCTATCACATCTATGTACAGGCATATGACTCAACTGGTCACCTACGTGTCTACGAAAAGACCATTCTTATCCAAGTTCAAGCAGCGGATGACGTATTTATCACATCAGTGACCACGGGCCTACTGATCATAGTCGTGGTCGGTCTGTGTTATGTGGCATTCATCAAGTATGGAAAAGGAAGAGGTAGACGCCGGATGTCCCAACAAAACGAATGGGAGATCCCAGTCGAGGATAGAGGCAATCCACCAGATATCGTGTGA